The following coding sequences are from one Humulus lupulus chromosome X, drHumLupu1.1, whole genome shotgun sequence window:
- the LOC133803181 gene encoding protein GIGANTEA — protein sequence MAGTSRERWIDRLQFSSLFCPPSQDAQQRKAQVIAYVDYFGQFTSDQFPDDIAELVRNRYPSKEQRLFDDVLATFVLHHPEHGHAVVLPIISCIIDGTLVYDRASPPFASFISLVCPSSENEYSEQWALACGEILRILTHYNRPIYKVEQQNSETERSRSGSQATTSNNGGSSSPPASQQERKPIRPLSPWITDILLAAPLGIRSDYFRWCSGVMGKYAAGELKPPTTASRGSGKHPQLMPSTPRWAVANGAGVILSVCDEEVARYETATLTAVAVPALLLPPPTTALDEHLVAGLPALEPYARLFHRYYAIATPSATQRLLLGLLEAPPSWAPDALDAAVQLVELLRAAEDYATGIRLPRNWLHLHFLRAIGTAMSMRAGIAADAAAALLFRILSQPALLFPPIRQVEGVEVQHDPLGGYISSYRKQIEVPAAVATIEATAQGIASMLCAHGPDVEWRICTIWEAAYGLIPLSSSAVDLPEIIVATPLQPPVLSWNLYIPLLKVLEYLPRGSPSEACLMKIFVATVEAILQRTFPSESSSEQNRKSRYFSSLGSASKNLAVAELRTMVHSLFLESCASVELASRLLFVVLTVCVSHEVQFIGNKRPRREESYQYDEITEESQDASDKLRENRSKRTNKQGPVAAFDSYVLAAVCALSCELQLFPFVLKGSNHSHSKDGKNHAKPVKINGTSNEFRESIDSAIGHTRRILVILEALFSLEPSSLGTSWSYSSNEIVAAAMVAAHVSELFRRSKACMHALSVLMRCKLDNEIHNKASSLYNLIDIHSKAVASIVNKAEPLEAHLIHVPVRKESHTYLNGRKQNQYENGRCSVSGKLTLSQSKTSTNADSKLKYEGASHSNEVPESASGKGIASFSLDASDLANFLTKDRHIGFNCSAQVFLGSVLAEKQELCFSVVSLLWHKLIAAPETKPTAESTSAQQGWRQVVDALCNVVIASPTKAATAVVLQAERELQPWIAKDDGQKIWRINQRIVKLIVELMRNHDSLESLVILASSSDLLLRATDGMLVDGEACTLPQLELLEATARAVQPVLELGESGLAVADGLSNLLKCRLSATIRCLSHPSAHVRTLSTSVLRDIMQTGSIKTNPKPVEVNGSSRDPSYNKYFNPDDINWLSDIEKCLTWEAHSRLATGRSTQFLDVAAKELGCTIAI from the exons GCTCAAGTTATTGCCTATGTGGATTATTTTGGTCAGTTCACATCAGATCAGTTTCCTGATGACATTGCAGAG CTTGTTCGTAATCGTTATCCTTCAAAGGAACAACGCCTATTTGATGATGTCTTGG CTACATTTGTCCTTCACCATCCTGAGCACGGGCATGCTGTTGTTCTTCCAATTATTTCGTGTATTATTGATGGCACACTGGTGTATGACAGGGCCAGTCCACCATTTGCTTCTTTCATATCTTTAGTCTGCCCAAGCAGTGAG AATGAATATTCTGAACAATGGGCTCTGGCGTGTGGGGAAATTTTACGAATTTTAACTCATTACAATCGCCCAATATACAAAGTGGAACAACAAAACAGTGAAACAGAAAGAAGTCGTAGTGGCAGCCAGGCTACTACTAGCAACAATGGGGGTTCCTCCTCTCCACCTGCTTCGCAACAAGAGAGGAAACCTATTAGGCCTTTGTCTCCCTGGATTACTGATATATTGCTCGCTGCACCTCTTGGTATCAGAAGTGACTACTTCcgttg GTGCAGTGGTGTTATGGGTAAATATGCTGCTGGTGAGCTCAAGCCACCTACAACAG CTTCACGTGGATCTGGAAAGCATCCTCAGCTGATGCCATCAACTCCGAGGTGGGCAGTAGCCAATGGTGCTGGTGTTATATTAAGTGTCTGTGACGAGGAAGTTGCTCGATATGAAACGGCTACTTTAACAGCAGTTGCTGTCCCTGCACTTCTACTTCCTCCACCTACAACAGCTTTGGATGAACATCTAGTTGCTGGGCTTCCAGCTCTTGAGCCATATGCACGTTTATTTCATAG GTATTATGCTATTGCTACTCCAAGTGCCACCCAAAGACTTCTTCTTGGACTTCTAGAAGCACCACCGTCATGGGCTCCAGATGCACTTGATGCTGCTGTACAACTTGTGGAACTCCTCCGGGCTGCTGAAGATTATGCAACTGGAATAAGG CTTCCTAGAAACTGGTTGCATTTGCATTTCTTGCGTGCAATTGGGACGGCTATGTCCATGAGAGCAGGTATAGCAGCTGATGCAGCAGCAGCTCTACTTTTCCGCATCCTCTCACAGCCTGCATTGCTTTTTCCTCCTATAAGGCAAGTTGAGGGAGTTGAAGTTCAACACGATCCTTTGGGTGGTTATATTTCATCTTACAGGAAGCAG ATAGAGGTGCCGGCTGCTGTAGCAACCATAGAAGCTACTGCCCAAGGGATTGCATCAATGCTTTGTGCTCATGGCCCCGATGTTGAATGGAGAATTTGTACAATATGGGAAGCTGCTTATGGCTTGATTCCTTTGAGTTCCTCTGCGGTTGATCTTCCAGAAATCATTGTTGCCACTCCATTGCAGCCTCCTGTTCTGTCATGGAATCTATACATACCTCTCCTTAAGGTATTGGAATATCTTCCTCGTGGAAGTCCATCTGAAGCATGTCTCATGAAAATTTTTGTTGCCACTGTGGAAGCGATTCTTCAGAGAACCTTTCCATCTGAATCTTCATCAGAACAAAACAGAAAATCCAGATACTTTTCCAGCTTAGGATCTGCCTCAAAAAATCTTGCTGTTGCAGAGCTTCGTACAATGGTTCATTCACTATTCTTAGAATCATGTGCCTCAGTAGAGCTTGCATCTCGCCTTTTATTTGTTGTATTAACTGTGTGTGTTAGTCATGAAGTTCAGTTCATTGGGAACAAGAGGCCCAGAAGAGAAGAAAGTTACCAATATGATGAAATTACCGAGGAATCACAAGATGCATCTGATAAGCTGAGAGAAAATCGATCTAAAAGGACAAATAAACAAGGACCTGTTGCGGCATTTGATTCGTATGTACTTGCTGCAGTTTGTGCTCTTTCATGTGAACTGCAATTATTCCCCTTTGTTTTGAAGGGAAGTAATCATTCACATTCTAAGGATGGGAAGAATCATGCGAAGCCTGTCAAAATAAATGGAACTAGTAACGAATTCCGTGAAAGTATTGACTCAGCAATTGGACACACACGTAGAATCTTAGTAATTCTGGAGGCTCTTTTTTCACTAGAACCATCTTCACTTGGAACATCATGGAGTTACAGCTCAAATGAGATAGTGGCTGCAGCAATGGTTGCAGCACATGTTTCTGAATTATTTAGGCGGTCGAAGGCTTGTATGCATGCTCTGTCGGTCCTGATGCGGTGCAAGTTGGACAATGAAATACACAACAAAGCATCGTCATTGTATAACCTCATTGATATTCACAGCAAAGCAGTTGCATCCATTGTTAACAAGGCTGAGCCATTAGaagcacatttaatacatgtACCTGTTCGGAAGGAGTCTCATACATATTTGAATGGAAGAAAGCAAAACCAATATGAAAATGGTAGGTGCTCAGTTTCAGGGAAGCTTACTCTCTCGCAAAGCAAGACTTCAACAAATGCAGATTCTAAACTTAAATATGAGGGTGCATCACATTCAAATGAAGTCCCGGAAAGTGCTTCGGGTAAAGGTATTGCAAGCTTTTCTTTAGATGCTTCGGATTTAGCCAACTTCCTCACCAAGGACAGGCACATAGGATTCAATTGCAGTGCACAAGTGTTTCTGGGATCAGTCCTAGCAGAGAAGCAAGAGTTATGTTTCTCTGTTGTTTCACTGTTATGGCACAAGTTGATTGCAGCTCCGGAAACTAAACCTACTGCTGAAAGCACTTCTGCCCAACAAGGATGGAGACAG GTAGTTGATGCATTATGCAATGTTGTAATTGCATCACCAACAAAGGCCGCAACTGCAGTTGTTCTTCAG GCTGAGAGAGAATTACAACCTTGGATTGCGAAAGATGATGGCCAGAAGATATGGAGAATCAACCAGCGGATTGTAAAGCTGATTGTTGAGCTGATGAGAAACCATGATAGCCTAGAATCATTGGTAATTTTGGCAAGTTCATCCGATCTACTTCTTCGTGCCACAGACGGGATGCTTGTTGATGGTGAAGCTTGCACTTTACCACAGTTGGAG CTATTGGAAGCAACTGCTAGAGCTGTTCAGCCCGTGCTGGAGCTGGGAGAATCTGGGTTGGCAGTTGCCGATGGCCTCTCAAACTTGttgaag TGCCGTCTTTCAGCCACCATTCGATGCCTTTCTCATCCAAGTGCACATGTCCGTACACTGAGCACATCAGTTCTTCGTGATATTATGCAAACTGGTTCAATTAAAACTAATCCTAAGCCAGTAGAAGTAAACGGTTCTTCTCGAGACCCCTCTTATAATAAGTATTTTAATCCAGATGACATTAATTGGCTATCTGATATCGAAAAATGCTTGACATGGGAAGCTCATAGCCGACTGGCTACCGGTAGGTCTACACAGTTTCTTGACGTTGCGGCCAAGGAATTAGGTTGTACCATCGCCATATGA
- the LOC133803526 gene encoding UDP-rhamnose/UDP-galactose transporter 6-like, whose product MAPTNKADKKATLDAAAWTFNIVTSVGIIIVNKALMASYGFSFATTLTGMHFATTTLMTLVLRWLGYIQPSHLPLPELLKFVLFANFSIVGMNVSLMWNSVGFYQIAKLSMIPVSCLLEVILDKIRYSRDTKLSILIVLLGVGVCTVTDVSVNTKGFVAAFIAVWSTSLQQYYVHYLQRKYSLGSFNLLGHTAPAQAASLLVLGPFLDYWLTSKRVDAYNYNFASLMFIFMSCTIAVGTNLSQFICIGRFTAVSFQVLGHMKTILVLIMGFFFFGKEGLNLQVVLGMVIAVCGMMWYGNASSKPGGKERRSLSLPISKQQKHSMDSTELDGKV is encoded by the exons atggCTCCAACTAACAAGGCTGATAAGAAAGCAACACTAGATGCAGCCGCATGGACGTTCAATATTGTCACCTCTGTTGGAATAATAATTGTCAACAAAGCTCTAATGGCTTCTTACGGCTTCAGTTTTG CTACAACATTAACCGGTATGCATTTTGCTACTACAACTCTGATGACACTTGTTCTAAGATGGTTAGGATACATCCAACCATCTCATTTACCCCTCCCAGAGCTTCTGAAATTTGTTCTCTTTGCAAACTTCTCTATTGTTGGAATGAATGTTAGTCTAATGTGGAATTCTGTGGGATTCTATCAG ATTGCAAAGCTCAGTATGATCCCTGTCTCCTGTTTATTGGAAGTTATTCTTGACAAGATCCGTTATTCAAGAGACACAAAGCTAAGCATATTAATTGTTCTATTGGGTGTTGGTGTTTGTACTGTCACTGATGTGAGTGTCAATACCAAAGGATTTGTTGCTGCCTTCATTGCCGTTTGGAGTACTTCTCTACAACAGTAT TACGTGCATTACCTTCAACGGAAGTATTCACTTGGTTCTTTTAACCTCTTGGGACATACTGCGCCAGCCCAGGCTGCATCACTTTTGGTACTAGGTCCCTTCCTTGACTATTGGTTGACAAGCAAAAGAGTCGATGCCTACAACTATAACTTTGCCTCTCTG ATGTTTATATTTATGTCTTGCACAATAGCAGTAGGAACCAACCTCAGCCAGTTCATCTGCATTGGCAGATTTACAGCAGTGTCTTTCCAAGTACTTGGCCATATGAAGACAATCCTAGTTTTGATCATGGGATTCTTCTTCTTCGGAAAAGAGGGTCTAAATCTACAAGTTGTTCTCGGCATGGTTATTGCTGTATGTGGAATGATGTGGTATGGCAATGCCTCATCCAAGCCCGGTGGGAAAGAACGAAGGAGTCTTTCTCTTCCCATAAGCAAACAACAAAAACACAGTATGGATTCTACTGAACTCGACGGGAAAGTCTAA